The genomic region TTTTTATTAATCATAAATTCGGATAAATCTTCTTTGTTAGACCATTTCTGCTTTAAACGATGAGTTTGTCTATACAAAAATAGTTGTTCATCAACATTTAAATCATTAATAACGGTGAGTGATCTACCTAAAAAATCATTTCTCGCTGTTTCCATTTAACCACCTCCCAAGAAAATTTATTCTCGAGAGAGAATAATACACAAAAAAATAGATAAAATCAATTAACGAAAAGTAACAGGATTTTTAACAATACTATATATTGTATATCTTGTATTAAGATAATTGTTTATATAGGACCGTTTGAAGATATACGATAGATATAAAACAAAAAAACTCCCCGAAAATCGGGGAGTTTTTGTGGTGGCCAGGGACAGAATCGAACTGTCGACACCTGGATTTTCAGTCCAGTGCTCTACCAACTGAGCTACCTGGCCATCTAATAAAATGGTGGGTGCTGCAGGGATCGAACCTACGACCTTCTGCTTGTAAGGCAGACGCTCTCCCAGCTGAGCTAAGCACCCACTCGTTTCTGGCGCCCCCAACGGGATTTGAACCCGTGCCTTTGGCGTGAAAGGCCAATGTCCTAGGCCGCTAGACGATGGGGGCAAATTTGGTTACATTTCCCTTCGCAACCGAAATATATATTACCAGAAAAAACTTTAAAAGTCAAGGAATTAAATATTGAATTTATGTAAAATCTTAAAGTAATGCTCGATTTACCTTAACTTAATATTAGCTTTATTTTTTTTTAATATCTTTTTTGTAGAATCGCGGTGTAAAGAAAAGAATTTTGAAAATTAAATAGTATGTAGTGTCCTCTTCCTGTATAATCCCAAGAATATGGCTTGGGAGTCTCTACCAGGCAGCCGTAAACTGTCTGACTACAGGAAGAGGGGTAGTGGATATATGCTATAATTCACGCCTCTCTTCCTGAGAGGCGTTTTCTGTTTTAATAGGCAAACTTGAAGGAGGTAGATTATGTCAAAAGTACTTATTATTGCAGGTAGTGAATCTGATAAAGAATTCGTTAAACAAGCTTTAAATCTGTTTGATGAGTGGAATGTGGAGTATGAATTCAGGATATTTAGCGCTCATAGGAATCTTCTTGAATTGACAGAGTATATGAAGAATCTTTCTTCAGAATTTAAAGTTGTAATTGCTGTTGCAGGCCTTGCTGCTGCCCTTCCTGGCGTTGTTGCTTCCTTAACTTCCCTTCCTGTAATTGGTGTGCCTCGTGATGTTGGACCTCTTAATGGGATTGATGCACTTCTTTCTATTGTTCAAATGCCTAAAGGTGTTCCAGTTGGAACGATGGGAATAGGAAATCACGGAATGAAAAATGCTGCATATTTTGCAAAAAGAATTTTAGATTTGGAGGGGAAATGATGAATATTAAAAATTTGAATTTGTTATATGAGGGAAAGGCAAAAAAAATATATGAAAAAGCTCCTGATGAAGTTGTGATTTATTTCAAAGATGATGTTACAGCATTTAATGGCGAAAAAAAAGATTCAATTATAGGTAAAGGCAGAATCAATAAAAAAATAACGACATTTTTCTTTGAAATGCTTGAGGAAAAAGGAATTCCAACTCATATGATATCAGATATAGACGAAAATTCTTTTCTTGCAAAAAAAGTTAAAATTATACCTCTTGAAGTTATAGTCAGAAATTATACAGCTGGAAGTTTTTGTAGAAGATATGGGATTGAAAAAGGAATAAAACTTGAAAAACCAATTGTTGAATATTCATTAAAAGATGATGATCTTGGAGATCCTATGATATGTAGAAATGTGGTGTTATCTTTAAAATTGGTAGAAGAAAAAGTTTTAAATAAAATAGAATATTATGCTTTAAAAATAAATGATATTCTTTCACAATTTTTGGAGTCAAAAAATATTATTCTTGTTGATTATAAGTTGGAATTTGGTATTAGTAATGGAAAAGTTTATTTAGCAGATGAAATTTCGCCAGATACCTGTAGATTTTGGGATAAAGAAACTATGGAGTCACTTGATAAAGATGTATATAGAGAAGATAAAGGAGATTTAATAGATAAATATTCTGAATTTTTGAGGAGGGTTGAAATATGAGAAAATTTGTATTCGAAGCATTAATAACATTAAAAAATGGAATTTTGGATCCACAAGGATTAGCTACACAAAAAGTATTGAAAAGATTGAAATATCCTATAGAAAACGTTAAATTTGGAAAATTAATAACCTTTGAAATTGAAGCGGAAAATGAAAAAAATGCAGAAGAGTTAGCAGAGGAAATAACCTATAAATCTTTAATAAATCCAGTTTTAGAAAATTATGAATTGAAATTATTAAAGGAGATAGAAGCATGATAAAAGCAGGAATAATAGTTTTTCCGGGAACGAATTGTGATAGAGATGCTGAATTTGCATTAAAAATGGCAGGTTTTGATGTTGAATATATCTGGCATGATTTTGAGA from Marinitoga aeolica harbors:
- a CDS encoding 5-(carboxyamino)imidazole ribonucleotide mutase; this encodes MSKVLIIAGSESDKEFVKQALNLFDEWNVEYEFRIFSAHRNLLELTEYMKNLSSEFKVVIAVAGLAAALPGVVASLTSLPVIGVPRDVGPLNGIDALLSIVQMPKGVPVGTMGIGNHGMKNAAYFAKRILDLEGK
- the purC gene encoding phosphoribosylaminoimidazolesuccinocarboxamide synthase, coding for MNIKNLNLLYEGKAKKIYEKAPDEVVIYFKDDVTAFNGEKKDSIIGKGRINKKITTFFFEMLEEKGIPTHMISDIDENSFLAKKVKIIPLEVIVRNYTAGSFCRRYGIEKGIKLEKPIVEYSLKDDDLGDPMICRNVVLSLKLVEEKVLNKIEYYALKINDILSQFLESKNIILVDYKLEFGISNGKVYLADEISPDTCRFWDKETMESLDKDVYREDKGDLIDKYSEFLRRVEI
- the purS gene encoding phosphoribosylformylglycinamidine synthase subunit PurS — translated: MRKFVFEALITLKNGILDPQGLATQKVLKRLKYPIENVKFGKLITFEIEAENEKNAEELAEEITYKSLINPVLENYELKLLKEIEA